In a single window of the Arthrobacter sp. StoSoilA2 genome:
- a CDS encoding PadR family transcriptional regulator, with the protein MSIRHSLLALLQDQPRYGYELRVEFEDRTGAAWPLNIGQVYTTLDRLERDGLVSKDGDDGGGHVVYSITDAGVAEVAAWFEGAVDRDNPPRNEIAIKLALAVTLPGVDASAVIQSQREVSVRALHEHTQTRKAVSANQRSSDTAWLLVLDSLIFQAEAEVRWLDLCEARMVQSQGNRGLS; encoded by the coding sequence ATGTCCATCCGGCACAGCCTGCTTGCCCTGCTTCAGGACCAGCCCCGGTATGGCTACGAGCTGCGTGTGGAATTCGAGGACCGTACGGGTGCTGCCTGGCCGCTGAACATCGGTCAGGTGTACACCACGCTGGACCGGCTTGAGCGCGATGGCCTTGTCAGCAAAGACGGCGACGACGGCGGTGGCCACGTCGTTTACAGCATCACTGACGCCGGGGTTGCCGAAGTTGCGGCCTGGTTTGAGGGAGCCGTGGACCGCGACAACCCGCCGCGGAATGAGATTGCCATTAAGCTAGCCTTGGCCGTGACGCTGCCCGGGGTGGATGCCTCGGCCGTGATCCAGTCCCAGCGGGAGGTTTCGGTTCGCGCGCTGCACGAACATACGCAAACACGGAAGGCTGTCTCGGCCAACCAGCGGTCCTCTGATACTGCATGGCTTTTGGTGCTCGATTCCCTGATCTTTCAAGCCGAGGCGGAAGTGCGGTGGCTGGATCTTTGCGAGGCCCGCATGGTCCAGTCGCAGGGCAACAGAGGGCTGAGTTAG
- a CDS encoding ExeM/NucH family extracellular endonuclease, which produces MHQKHWKTAAGAALSIGLLSAPLTAVPAIAADDPSAPPGTSAVVINEAYLSGGSSGSAFKNKFVELYNSSDTPVSLAGWSLQYRSATGTGAPTGITPLTGSIPAKGYYLIQGATNSSTSTAPALPGPDVQATGTLNPAGTAGTLVLAKQANAVSPLAAGSVTDYAAIADLLGYGTSNTFETSAATAPSGNTDVKSLNRSNGVDTNSNAADFSLSATITPTASGGGTPPAEPEPDPGSRTIAEIQGTGATSPLVGSTVTTRGEVTAVYASGGFNGYYVQTPGSGGEAAGAARTASDALFIYSPTTAGTVQPGDYVELTGVVSEFANQTQLTVEAAGLQKLSEAAPEVKPTAFQMPANEAAREALEGMLVAPQGPYTVTDNYSLNQYGEIGLAAGTSPLVQPTAVATYGSAEYADVVAENALRAIKLDDGASTNFLKDATTKAQQLPYLTTSDPVRVGSPVQFRTDVILGYGNNSWKFQPLTALTPVNAETVQPASFTTTRPDGPADVGGNLKLASFNVLNYFTTTGDQLSGCIFYTDRDENPITVKEGCNARGAANAENLQRQQGKIVAAITKAGADVVSLEEIENSAQFGKNRDDALSKLVDALNVKTPGVWDYVRTPANAPPPSDEDMIRTAFIYKKAVAEPVGESIIHNDTVAFASARKPLAQVFKPVGADEDKKFIAIVNHFKSKGSAATPDDTDKGQGASNIARTKQAESLLAFSRDLQATKGTDKVFLIGDFNAYAKEDPINVLTGAGYADLEAGTGKHSYLFGGMVGSLDHILASPAAAGIVTGTDIWNINSVESVALEYSRYNNNVTNYYAGDEFRASDHDPVVVGMNLGPAVPATVDLQFLGINDFHGRIDSNTVLFAGTVEKLRAEAAPGATAFISAGDNIGASLFASSVAKDQPTIDVLNALELRASAVGNHEFDGGWQDLRDRVIADGTNAKFAYLGANVYQAGTKTPVLPEYKVLEMNGIRVAVIGTVTQEVPSLVTPAGITDLEFGDPVEAINRVAAKIKAEDLADLIIVENHDGAASGTPEGATLEQEVAAGGPFAKLVNETTRDVAAIFTGHTHKEYAWDAPLLDANGQPTGKTRPIVQTGNYGENVGSVTLTIDTTTHSVTSYKAAVVDRTTDTSESLVAAYPRVAAVKAIVDKALADAAVIGNQPVGAVTADITTAFTPDPAGGAPKRDDRANESTLGNLVADSLVDTLQAPELGAAEIGVVNPGGLRNELYYAPDGTITYAEANAVLPFVNNLWTTSLTGAQFKTLLEQQWQTNVDGTLPSRPYQQLGLSRNVNYTYDAARPEGDRITGIWVGGAVIDPAKQYRIGTFSFLATGGDNFRIFKEGSNTKDTGLVDRDAWIKYLREHNPVSPDFARRSVAVVNTTAAEVKAGEPMALAISKLNLTSIGSPANNTLNAVFVDSKGAAITLDSVPVTAGTATVNLKVPAAAAAGSGTLVLTAVESGAVVKALVTVAGSGTNPPQCTPPTKPSKWYDAVGWLHYAWAWLEYQKCLRG; this is translated from the coding sequence ATGCACCAAAAACACTGGAAAACAGCAGCTGGAGCAGCCCTTTCGATTGGTTTGCTCTCGGCTCCGCTGACAGCCGTTCCCGCAATTGCGGCCGACGATCCGTCGGCGCCGCCGGGCACCTCGGCTGTGGTCATCAACGAGGCCTACCTCAGCGGGGGCAGCAGCGGCTCTGCTTTCAAGAACAAGTTCGTAGAGCTCTACAACTCCTCGGACACTCCGGTCAGCCTGGCAGGGTGGTCGCTACAGTACCGCTCGGCAACCGGCACGGGAGCGCCCACGGGCATCACTCCGCTCACGGGCAGCATCCCCGCCAAGGGCTATTACCTGATCCAAGGAGCCACGAACAGCAGCACCTCCACGGCGCCGGCCCTGCCCGGCCCGGATGTGCAGGCAACCGGAACCTTGAATCCCGCTGGAACCGCCGGCACCCTGGTCCTGGCGAAGCAAGCCAACGCGGTTTCTCCCCTGGCCGCTGGCTCAGTGACGGACTATGCCGCCATAGCGGATCTCCTCGGCTACGGCACATCAAACACTTTCGAAACGTCGGCAGCAACCGCCCCCTCGGGCAACACTGACGTCAAAAGCCTCAATCGGAGCAACGGTGTTGACACCAACTCCAATGCCGCCGACTTCAGCTTGAGCGCCACCATCACGCCCACGGCGTCCGGCGGCGGGACGCCGCCCGCGGAACCCGAGCCGGACCCAGGATCCAGGACCATCGCCGAAATCCAAGGCACCGGCGCCACGAGTCCGCTCGTCGGCAGCACGGTAACTACCCGTGGCGAAGTAACTGCCGTTTACGCTTCGGGAGGTTTCAACGGCTACTACGTCCAAACCCCCGGAAGCGGCGGGGAGGCCGCAGGGGCTGCCAGGACGGCGTCGGACGCCTTGTTCATCTACTCCCCCACGACGGCGGGTACGGTACAGCCCGGCGACTACGTGGAACTCACGGGTGTCGTCAGCGAGTTCGCCAACCAGACACAGCTCACGGTTGAGGCTGCCGGCCTGCAGAAACTGAGCGAAGCTGCGCCGGAGGTAAAGCCCACTGCCTTCCAGATGCCCGCCAACGAGGCCGCGCGCGAAGCTCTTGAAGGCATGCTCGTCGCCCCACAAGGCCCGTACACCGTGACGGATAACTATTCGCTGAACCAGTATGGCGAAATCGGCCTCGCGGCCGGGACATCGCCGTTAGTGCAGCCGACGGCGGTCGCTACCTATGGTTCAGCAGAATATGCCGACGTGGTGGCCGAGAACGCCCTCCGTGCCATCAAGCTCGACGACGGCGCGTCCACCAACTTCCTCAAGGACGCCACCACGAAGGCCCAGCAACTGCCATACCTGACCACGTCCGATCCCGTCCGCGTGGGCTCTCCGGTGCAATTCCGGACAGACGTGATCCTGGGCTACGGCAATAATTCGTGGAAGTTCCAGCCCCTCACGGCGCTGACTCCCGTGAATGCGGAGACTGTGCAGCCTGCAAGCTTCACGACAACCCGTCCCGACGGCCCCGCTGACGTTGGCGGAAACCTAAAGCTTGCCTCCTTCAATGTGCTGAACTACTTCACCACTACCGGCGACCAGCTCAGCGGCTGCATTTTCTACACCGACCGGGACGAGAATCCGATCACGGTCAAGGAAGGTTGCAACGCCCGCGGTGCTGCCAATGCTGAGAACCTCCAGCGCCAGCAGGGCAAGATCGTCGCTGCGATTACCAAGGCAGGTGCGGACGTCGTATCCCTTGAGGAAATCGAGAACTCCGCCCAGTTCGGCAAGAACCGTGATGACGCTTTGTCCAAGCTGGTGGACGCCCTCAATGTGAAGACGCCGGGCGTATGGGACTACGTGCGGACACCCGCAAACGCTCCCCCTCCCAGCGATGAGGATATGATCCGCACCGCGTTCATTTACAAGAAGGCCGTAGCCGAGCCGGTCGGGGAGTCAATCATCCACAACGACACCGTGGCTTTTGCAAGCGCCCGCAAACCGCTGGCGCAGGTCTTCAAGCCAGTCGGCGCGGACGAGGACAAGAAGTTCATAGCTATCGTGAACCACTTCAAGTCCAAGGGTTCCGCTGCAACCCCGGATGACACGGACAAGGGCCAGGGCGCCTCGAACATTGCCCGCACAAAGCAGGCTGAATCACTCCTCGCCTTCTCCAGGGACCTCCAAGCCACCAAGGGCACAGACAAGGTCTTCCTGATTGGCGACTTCAACGCCTATGCCAAGGAAGACCCCATCAATGTCCTCACTGGCGCAGGCTACGCGGACCTTGAAGCTGGTACCGGCAAGCACTCTTACCTCTTCGGGGGCATGGTGGGCTCGCTGGACCACATCCTTGCTTCCCCGGCAGCGGCCGGGATAGTCACGGGAACCGACATTTGGAACATCAACTCCGTGGAGTCCGTGGCGCTGGAGTACAGCAGGTATAACAACAATGTGACCAACTACTATGCCGGGGACGAGTTCCGCGCCAGCGATCACGACCCCGTGGTGGTGGGTATGAACCTGGGACCGGCTGTGCCGGCCACTGTTGACCTGCAGTTCCTTGGCATCAACGACTTCCACGGCCGGATCGACTCCAACACTGTCCTCTTCGCCGGCACTGTGGAGAAGCTCCGCGCCGAGGCCGCCCCCGGCGCAACCGCCTTCATTTCTGCTGGAGACAACATCGGCGCTTCGCTCTTCGCGTCCTCGGTTGCCAAGGACCAGCCGACCATCGACGTCCTCAATGCCTTGGAACTCCGGGCTTCGGCAGTGGGCAACCACGAGTTCGACGGCGGGTGGCAGGATCTGCGCGACCGCGTCATCGCCGATGGTACCAACGCCAAGTTTGCCTACTTGGGCGCGAACGTTTACCAGGCGGGCACCAAGACTCCGGTCCTGCCGGAGTACAAGGTCCTGGAGATGAACGGCATCCGGGTGGCTGTCATCGGCACAGTCACGCAGGAAGTGCCGTCACTGGTGACTCCCGCCGGCATCACGGATCTTGAGTTCGGTGATCCGGTGGAAGCCATCAACCGGGTGGCCGCAAAGATCAAGGCAGAAGACCTGGCCGATCTGATCATCGTGGAAAACCACGACGGCGCTGCATCGGGCACACCGGAGGGTGCCACCCTGGAGCAGGAAGTCGCAGCCGGTGGACCGTTCGCCAAGCTCGTCAACGAGACCACCCGAGACGTAGCCGCCATCTTCACCGGGCACACCCACAAGGAATACGCCTGGGACGCACCCTTGCTGGACGCCAACGGCCAGCCCACCGGCAAAACCCGTCCCATTGTGCAGACCGGTAACTACGGCGAAAACGTGGGAAGCGTTACTCTCACCATCGATACCACCACGCATTCGGTCACGAGCTATAAGGCTGCCGTGGTGGATCGGACCACGGACACTTCGGAAAGCCTCGTTGCCGCCTATCCTCGCGTGGCCGCAGTCAAGGCGATCGTGGACAAGGCTCTTGCCGATGCTGCCGTGATCGGGAATCAGCCGGTGGGTGCAGTGACAGCTGATATCACCACCGCCTTCACTCCGGATCCGGCTGGCGGCGCCCCCAAGCGGGACGACCGCGCGAACGAATCCACCCTCGGAAACCTGGTAGCGGACTCCTTGGTGGACACGCTCCAGGCGCCTGAACTGGGTGCGGCGGAGATCGGCGTCGTGAACCCTGGCGGCCTGCGTAACGAGCTCTACTACGCCCCGGACGGCACCATCACCTACGCTGAGGCCAACGCGGTCCTGCCGTTCGTGAACAACCTGTGGACTACCTCCCTCACTGGCGCCCAGTTCAAGACCCTTCTTGAGCAGCAGTGGCAGACCAACGTTGACGGAACACTTCCCAGCCGCCCGTACCAGCAGCTTGGACTTTCCAGGAACGTCAACTACACCTACGACGCCGCCCGCCCGGAAGGCGACCGCATCACCGGCATCTGGGTAGGCGGCGCAGTCATCGACCCCGCCAAGCAGTACAGGATCGGTACGTTCAGCTTCCTGGCTACCGGCGGCGACAACTTCCGCATCTTCAAGGAAGGCAGCAACACGAAAGACACCGGGTTGGTGGACCGCGATGCCTGGATCAAGTACCTCCGTGAGCACAACCCCGTGTCTCCGGACTTCGCGCGCCGGTCAGTTGCCGTGGTAAACACCACCGCCGCAGAGGTCAAAGCGGGTGAGCCCATGGCACTCGCTATCTCCAAGCTGAACCTCACCTCGATCGGCAGCCCGGCCAACAACACTCTCAATGCCGTCTTCGTGGACAGCAAGGGCGCGGCGATAACGCTCGACTCCGTGCCGGTAACGGCAGGCACTGCCACAGTGAACCTCAAGGTTCCCGCGGCGGCAGCTGCAGGCAGTGGCACATTGGTGCTGACCGCCGTCGAGTCCGGAGCCGTGGTAAAGGCCCTGGTGACGGTTGCAGGGAGCGGCACGAATCCCCCGCAATGCACTCCGCCCACCAAACCGTCCAAGTGGTACGACGCCGTGGGCTGGTTGCACTACGCGTGGGCCTGGTTGGAGTACCAGAAGTGTCTGAGGGGCTAG
- a CDS encoding VOC family protein — translation MPTPDITSGAPCWIDLMTSDTDKAKSFYNALFGWTYETGDQEKYGGYITASKDGRLVAGIMQKQADMGAMPDVWSTYLRTDDIKATTEAAAAHGGQVLLEPMDVPEQGIMAMYGDSSGAAIGAWQFGEMKGYEVAAESGAPAWHELLAKDYESAVSFYQSVFGWETAVMSDTPEFRYTTLGAGDDAKAGIMDAAGFLPEQVPSMWSVYFAVDNTDATVEQATALGATVMEAAEDTPFGRLATLSDPTGAVFKVIQNMASAS, via the coding sequence ATGCCTACGCCTGACATCACCTCTGGCGCACCGTGCTGGATTGATTTGATGACATCCGATACGGACAAAGCCAAGTCCTTCTACAACGCACTCTTTGGTTGGACTTACGAGACGGGCGACCAGGAGAAGTACGGCGGCTACATCACAGCTTCCAAGGATGGACGCCTGGTTGCGGGCATCATGCAGAAACAGGCAGACATGGGGGCCATGCCAGACGTGTGGTCGACGTACCTGCGCACGGACGACATCAAAGCCACCACGGAGGCAGCTGCCGCCCATGGTGGCCAAGTCCTCCTGGAGCCCATGGATGTTCCTGAACAGGGCATCATGGCCATGTATGGCGACTCTTCAGGAGCTGCAATCGGGGCCTGGCAGTTCGGGGAAATGAAGGGTTATGAGGTCGCTGCCGAATCCGGCGCCCCGGCATGGCACGAACTACTCGCGAAGGACTACGAGTCAGCGGTCAGCTTCTACCAGAGCGTCTTCGGTTGGGAAACTGCCGTCATGAGCGATACGCCGGAGTTCCGTTACACCACGTTGGGCGCTGGTGACGATGCCAAGGCCGGCATCATGGACGCTGCCGGCTTCCTCCCGGAGCAGGTTCCGTCCATGTGGAGCGTGTACTTCGCAGTGGACAATACTGACGCCACGGTGGAACAGGCCACAGCTCTGGGCGCTACCGTCATGGAAGCGGCAGAAGACACCCCCTTTGGACGGTTGGCCACGTTGTCGGACCCTACCGGCGCCGTCTTCAAGGTAATCCAGAACATGGCGTCGGCCAGCTAA
- a CDS encoding NAD(P)H-quinone oxidoreductase, giving the protein MKAVYISEPGGPEVLEVRDVPAPVPGEGEVLIDVVAAGLNRADVQQRRGFYPPPPGASEIPGLEVSGRIAAFGPGVTKAFSVGDKVVALLSGGGYAQKVAVPAEQVLRLPDGVDLVTAAALPEVAATVYSNLIMTAQLQPGETVLIHGATGGIGTMAIQLAKAYGAKVATTAGSDEKVGTAKAFLGADIAINYNEEDFPESLKAQNGGKGADVILDVVGAKYLQQNIEALADYGRLIVIGLQGGTKAEINLGQLLSKRAAVIGTALRPRPVAEKGIIMSAVRESVWPMLADGRIKPLVAKSFPLDHVREAHEYFDSGEHVGKVLLLL; this is encoded by the coding sequence ATGAAAGCCGTCTATATTTCTGAACCAGGCGGACCCGAAGTCCTCGAAGTCCGCGACGTACCGGCTCCGGTGCCGGGCGAGGGCGAGGTACTGATCGACGTCGTGGCTGCCGGCCTCAACCGCGCCGACGTCCAGCAGCGCCGCGGCTTCTACCCACCGCCCCCAGGGGCTTCAGAGATTCCCGGGCTGGAGGTCTCCGGCCGCATTGCCGCCTTCGGGCCAGGTGTCACCAAAGCCTTCTCGGTGGGGGACAAAGTAGTGGCCCTGTTGTCCGGCGGGGGCTATGCCCAAAAGGTCGCCGTGCCCGCAGAGCAAGTACTGCGACTACCCGACGGCGTAGACCTGGTCACCGCTGCGGCACTGCCCGAGGTGGCGGCAACCGTCTACTCGAACCTCATCATGACGGCCCAGCTCCAACCGGGGGAGACCGTGCTCATCCACGGCGCTACCGGCGGCATTGGAACCATGGCCATTCAGCTCGCCAAAGCCTATGGGGCCAAGGTTGCCACCACCGCCGGCTCTGATGAAAAAGTTGGCACGGCAAAGGCCTTCCTCGGTGCCGATATCGCCATCAACTACAACGAAGAAGACTTCCCTGAAAGCCTCAAGGCACAAAACGGAGGCAAAGGCGCAGACGTGATCCTCGACGTCGTGGGCGCCAAGTACCTGCAACAGAACATCGAAGCGCTCGCCGACTATGGCCGGCTGATCGTCATTGGCCTGCAGGGCGGGACCAAAGCCGAAATCAACCTGGGACAGCTGCTCAGCAAGCGTGCTGCCGTCATCGGCACTGCCCTCCGGCCACGCCCGGTGGCCGAAAAGGGCATCATCATGTCCGCCGTGCGGGAGTCCGTGTGGCCCATGCTCGCCGACGGCCGCATCAAGCCCCTGGTGGCCAAATCATTTCCGCTGGACCATGTCCGCGAGGCACATGAATACTTTGATTCCGGAGAGCACGTAGGTAAGGTCCTCCTGCTCCTCTAA
- a CDS encoding IS1249 family transposase: MICGRGLVRNGKTAAGKQRYRCLECGASRSGERPDVSRRAELDAFLGWLLGTSNQSAATSFGTARSFRRRTGWCWNIAPKIPATGEVHDQVQVDGIYVGSWCCLIAVAGDYVLGWQWCDTEKKAAWAALLARFPFPTVVVTDGGSGIAAALSECWSETAVQRCLVHVQRNFRTYLTGRPRTEAGKALLRLGRALTRITTAAEAAAWLGGLHDWHQSYGNLVKARTYRNGSAIVPGWVRANQTWWYTHDRLRKAYRLLERLSQAGTLFTYLRAEFAGLQIASTTNRIEGGTNAQLRLLLRAHRGMSEEHRKRAIEWYLYLHSEQPLPPAKLIKAQHHHPAKTETRTPIEQASGPELYSTGLSAEEGLWDRKGWAGRT; encoded by the coding sequence TTGATTTGTGGTCGCGGGCTGGTTCGGAACGGGAAAACAGCTGCCGGGAAGCAGCGGTACCGGTGCCTGGAGTGCGGGGCGAGCCGCTCGGGTGAACGTCCCGATGTGAGCCGCCGGGCTGAATTGGATGCGTTCCTGGGCTGGCTGCTGGGCACGTCAAATCAGTCCGCGGCAACCTCGTTCGGCACCGCCCGTTCCTTCCGGCGCCGAACAGGGTGGTGCTGGAACATCGCCCCGAAGATTCCGGCCACGGGCGAGGTCCATGACCAGGTCCAGGTCGACGGGATTTATGTGGGCTCGTGGTGCTGTTTGATCGCTGTGGCCGGGGATTACGTGCTGGGTTGGCAGTGGTGCGATACCGAGAAGAAGGCCGCGTGGGCTGCCCTGCTCGCACGGTTCCCCTTCCCCACCGTCGTGGTCACCGATGGTGGCTCCGGCATCGCAGCTGCCCTGTCCGAGTGCTGGAGTGAGACCGCGGTTCAGCGGTGCCTGGTCCACGTCCAACGCAACTTCCGCACCTACCTGACCGGCCGGCCCAGGACTGAGGCGGGCAAGGCGTTGCTGCGGCTCGGGCGCGCCCTGACGAGGATCACCACCGCGGCCGAAGCCGCCGCGTGGCTGGGCGGGCTCCATGACTGGCACCAGAGCTACGGGAACCTGGTCAAAGCCCGCACCTATCGCAACGGCAGCGCCATTGTGCCCGGGTGGGTCAGGGCGAATCAAACCTGGTGGTACACCCACGACAGGCTCCGTAAGGCCTACCGGCTGTTGGAACGGCTCAGCCAGGCCGGGACACTTTTCACCTACCTGCGCGCCGAGTTCGCCGGCCTCCAGATCGCCTCGACCACCAACCGCATTGAAGGCGGGACCAACGCCCAACTCCGGTTACTGCTGCGGGCCCACCGGGGCATGAGCGAAGAGCACCGCAAACGGGCGATCGAGTGGTACCTCTACCTCCACAGCGAACAGCCCCTGCCACCGGCGAAACTCATCAAAGCCCAGCACCACCACCCGGCCAAGACCGAAACCAGGACCCCAATCGAGCAGGCATCCGGGCCCGAGCTCTACAGCACCGGACTCAGCGCCGAGGAAGGCCTCTGGGACCGCAAAGGCTGGGCCGGACGCACATGA
- the cycA gene encoding D-serine/D-alanine/glycine transporter: MTIQRPPSSVPHPAGSPHLEPHLERQLSNRHIQLIAIGGAIGTGLFMGSGKTISAAGPSVIFVYMIIGFMLFFVMRAMGELLLSNLNYKSFSDFAADLLGPWAGFFTGWTYWFCWVITGIADVIAIAGYSKELWPSLPLWVPGLITIGILLLLNLATVKAFGETEFWFALIKIVAIAALIIVGLFMIFSGFQSDAGPASFTNLWSHGGFFPNEFMGFVAGFQIAVFAFVGIELVGTTAAEAKDPEKNLPKAINSIPIRVLLFYVGALIILMSVTPWTQFAAGHSPFIAMFTLAGLGAAATIVNLVVLSSAMSSANSGIYSTSRMVYGLAQEGDAPAVFGALSSRKVPRNALFLSCVLLLSGVVLMYAGQDIGKAFDMVTTVSAVCFVFVWSIILASYLAFRKRRPHLHDASAFKMPGGVVMVWVVFAFFAFVLWTLTTQPDTFAALLATPLWFLILGVAWVILRRRPAHLVRFREFQAQLEKDAKHTEEPELAKK, from the coding sequence TTGACGATTCAGCGCCCACCATCCTCGGTCCCGCATCCAGCAGGCTCACCACACCTCGAACCACACCTCGAACGGCAGCTCAGCAACCGGCACATCCAGCTGATCGCGATAGGCGGTGCAATTGGCACGGGCCTGTTCATGGGCTCGGGAAAGACCATTTCTGCCGCTGGTCCATCCGTCATTTTCGTGTACATGATCATCGGCTTCATGCTCTTCTTCGTCATGCGCGCCATGGGCGAGCTGCTCCTGAGCAACCTGAACTACAAATCCTTCAGCGACTTTGCAGCGGACCTGCTGGGTCCCTGGGCAGGGTTCTTCACCGGCTGGACCTACTGGTTCTGCTGGGTCATTACCGGCATCGCCGACGTCATCGCGATCGCCGGGTACTCCAAGGAGCTCTGGCCGTCCCTTCCACTCTGGGTGCCCGGATTGATCACCATCGGAATCCTGCTGCTTCTGAACCTGGCTACTGTGAAAGCATTCGGGGAGACCGAATTCTGGTTCGCCCTCATCAAGATCGTCGCCATCGCGGCACTGATCATCGTCGGTTTGTTCATGATTTTCAGCGGATTCCAGTCCGACGCCGGACCGGCCAGCTTCACCAACCTGTGGAGCCACGGTGGCTTCTTCCCCAACGAATTCATGGGCTTCGTCGCCGGTTTCCAGATCGCCGTCTTCGCTTTCGTCGGCATTGAACTGGTAGGCACCACGGCCGCCGAGGCCAAGGACCCGGAGAAGAACCTGCCCAAGGCCATCAACTCGATTCCGATCCGCGTGCTGCTCTTCTATGTGGGTGCCCTCATCATCCTGATGTCGGTCACCCCGTGGACCCAGTTCGCGGCCGGCCACAGCCCATTCATTGCGATGTTCACCCTGGCCGGCCTGGGCGCGGCGGCTACCATCGTCAACCTAGTGGTTCTCAGCTCTGCGATGTCCTCAGCCAACTCGGGTATCTACTCAACGTCCCGCATGGTTTACGGACTGGCCCAGGAAGGCGACGCGCCGGCTGTGTTTGGCGCGCTCTCAAGCCGCAAAGTACCCCGCAACGCCCTGTTCCTTTCCTGCGTCCTGCTGCTGTCCGGCGTCGTCCTCATGTATGCCGGCCAGGACATCGGCAAGGCGTTCGACATGGTGACCACCGTGTCTGCTGTCTGCTTCGTCTTCGTATGGTCCATCATCCTGGCCAGCTACCTTGCATTCCGCAAGCGGCGGCCACACCTGCATGATGCTTCGGCGTTCAAAATGCCAGGCGGCGTGGTGATGGTGTGGGTGGTTTTTGCGTTCTTTGCGTTCGTGCTTTGGACCCTGACCACGCAGCCGGACACTTTTGCTGCGCTCCTGGCCACGCCGCTGTGGTTCCTGATTCTGGGGGTGGCCTGGGTCATCCTGCGTCGCCGGCCAGCGCACCTGGTTCGCTTTAGGGAGTTCCAGGCGCAGCTTGAGAAGGACGCCAAGCACACGGAGGAACCCGAGCTCGCCAAGAAGTAG